In the Mycolicibacter minnesotensis genome, CGCCCACCTGTTCGAGTTCCCGGATGGACTCGCCGCGCAGGTATCCCGCGGCTCGAACCAGGAGTCGTTCGAACTGCATGCGTCCCAGTCGGTACCGCACGGCCGCCTCGACAACGCCGAGCACTTCGCCGGCACGGGCCTGACGCCGGCGGATCCGGTCACCGGCATGCGCGGTGGCCGTGAATCCCGCCACCAGCGTGCCGTCCAGGTCGAAGAAAGCGCCGACCCGGGGGCCCGGGTCGGCGTTGGCGACATCGGCGATCAGATCGCTCGGAACGGCAGCCATCGCCGTCGATGGTACGGCCGGCCCGGATAAGACGCAGTGATCACGCGCCGCGTGACACGGTGACGTGGTCGGCAGCTGATAGCGTGGTCGGACTATGGATGGAAAGGTCGGCGCAGTGAGCACCGAGACCAGTGAGAACACCGCGACCGATGTGCGGGCAACCCTGTCGGAGACCGCGGAGCAGCACGGCTGGCGGCGTACCCAGCGCGAACGTGTCGATATCTACAGCCGTGGGATCTACCACGTCCACGCGATCTGGCGGGACAGCAGCACCCTCAATGGTGGAGCCCACTATGAGGACTCGATTCTGCTGACCTACACCACCGAACTGCCCAAGACTCTGGGCTGGTTGGCGCGCTGAGACCGGCTCGGTAACTGCTGCGGCTCCGGTTCGCAACGGTTGCATAAACGCCCCTCGTGTCACACAGGCATCAGTTTTCACACGGATAACTTCAGTCCCGACCTTGTTATCGGGATTGGGGAGAAGCCATGTCACGAATCCGTACGTACCTGACCGTCGCAGCCGGTGCCGCCGCCGGACTGTTCCTGGGAGCGCTGGCGTCCAGCGCCACCGCCAACGCCGACACCGTGCCGATCAACCCGGGCCTGTCCGGCGTGGTCGAGCAGATGGTGGCGTCTACGGCGAACCTCCCGCAGCAGCTGCTGCAGACCACCACCTCGGCGCTCAGCGGTACCACGTTGGCCCCGCCCGCGGCACCCGGACAGGCGCCGCTGGCGACCGCCACCTTCAACGTCCCGCCGTCGCCGAGCGCGCTGCCCCAACAGCAGGCCGCGGCCACCGGCCTGCCCGGCCTGGGCAACCTCCCGGCGAGCCTGAGTTCGGTGCTGCCGTTCCCGCTGCCGAACTTCGGTGGCCCGGCGCCGGTTCCCGCGGCGACGACGGCGCTGGCGCCGAGCGGCTACCTGCCGACGGTTCCGGTCGCACCGGTGTCGCCGATGGAGGTCATGCTGATTCCGGGCTTGCCCTGACGCTGACTGCGTAATCTCGGACCGGTGAGCGCACGCGCAGGAATCGTCGTCACCGGTACCGAGGTACTCACCGGACGTGTGGCCGACCGTAATGGACCGTGGTTGGCCGACCGGCTCCTCGAACTGGGAGTTGAGTTGGCGCACATCACGATCTGTGGTGACCGTCCCAAGGACATCGAGAGCCAGCTGCGGTTCCTGGCCGCCGAGGGTGTTGACCTGATCATCACCAGCGGCGGCCTGGGGCCGACGGCCGACGATCTGACGGTCGACACCGTCGCCCGGTTCTGCGGCCGGGACATCGTTCTCGATACCGAGCTGGAGTCGCGGATCGCCGACATCATCGCACCGATGTTGGCGCGGTACTCGGGTCCTGATGCTCCGGATCTCGAGACGGTGCTGGCGGCCAATCGCAAGCAGGCCATGGTTCCGGTCGGCGCGACGATCCTGGATCCGGTGGGCACCGCGCCGGGCGTCGTGGTGCCGGGCACTCCGACCGTCGTGGTGTTGCCGGGGCCGCCGCGCGAGCTGCAACCGATGTGGCTCAAGGCAGTCGAGACCGCCGCGGTCCAGGAGGCGTTGGCTGGCCGAACGCACTACCAGCAGCAGATGATCCGCATGTTCGGGTTGCCCGAATCCGGCTTGGCCGACACGCTGCGCCAGGCGCAGCAGGTGATCGGTGACTTCCACCGGCTCGAGATCACCACCTGCCTGCGTCGCGGCGAACTGGAGATCGTCACGCGGTATGAGCCCGACGCCGCGGACGCCTACGACCAGCTGCTGGCCGTACTACGCCAGCGACATGCACGGGCGATCTTCTCCGAGGACGGTTCCCGAATCGACGATCTGGTGGCCGACTTGCTGACCGGCCGGCAGATCGCGACCGCCGAGTCCTGCACAGCCGGCCTGCTGGCGGGGCGTTTGGCCGACCCGCCGGGCGCCTCGCGCTACCTTGCCGGCGGGGTGGTGTCCTACTCCAACGAGGCAAAAGTGGAGTTGCTCGGTGTCGATGCGGCCCTGATAGCCGAACACGGCGCGGTGTCCGAACCGGTGGCCGAAGCGATGGCGATCGGGGCGCTGCGCCGTTTCGGGGCCGACACCGCCGTCTCCATCACCGGTATTGCCGGGCCCGGTGGCGCAACGCCGGATAAGCCGGTGGGAACGGTGTGCTTCTGTGTGGCGCTGGCCGACGGCCGGATGGTCACGCGGACCACCCGGTTGCCGGGGGATCGCACGGACGTGCGGGAGCGCTCGACCACGGTGGCCATGCATCTGCTGTACCGGGCACTGTCAACCGACTGATTCCCGCGGCTGCCGGTGGTATGAACATCACACCGAGGAGTTGCAGGTGTGAGCACACAGTGGGCATGGCTGAGTGGTTCGGGGTATTGGGTCGGCCGAACGGTGCTCGAGCGCGGGATCGCGGTCATCTATGCCATCGCGTTTGTCGCCTCGGCGCGGCAGTTCCGCGCGCTGATCGGCGGGCAGGGCATGTTGCCGGTGCCGTCGTATGTGCGTCGGCGCCCGTTTCGTCTGGCCCCCAGCATCTTTCATCTGCACTATTCGGATCGATTCTTCGCCTCGGTGTGCTGGCTGGGGGCAGTCCTGGCCGCGGCGCTGGTCGTAGGCGCCGGCGAGCTGGTACCGCTGTGGGCGGTGATGGCGACCTGGCTGCTGCTGTGGGTGCTCTACCTGTCGATCGTCAACGTCGGCCAGATCTGGTACGGCTTCGGCTGGGAGTCGATTTTGCTGGAATGCGGCCTGCTGGCCGTGTTCTTGGGCAATGGCCACGTTGGCCCGCCGGTGCTGATCATGTGGCTGTCGCGCTGGCTGCTGTTCCGGATCGAGTTCGGGGCCGGGCTGATCAAGTTGCGCGGCGATTCCTGTTGGCGTGACCTGACCTGCCTGTACTACCACCACGAGACCCAGCCCATGCCTGGGCCGTTGAGCTGGTTCTTCCACCACCTGCCCCGACCACTGCACCGCGTCGAGGCTGCGGGAAACCACGTGGCCCAACTGGTAGTGCCCTTCGGCCTGTTCGCACCGCAGCCCATCGCCGGGGTCGCCGCGGGGATCATCATCGTCACCCAACTGTGGCTGGTGGCCTCCGGCAATTTCGCCTGGCTGAACTGGATCACCATCGTCTTGGCGGCCGGTGCGTTGGATCAATCCTGCTTTTCCGGAATGACTTCGGAACTGGTGCCTTTGGACCTGCCGCAATCTCCGGTGTGGTTCACCGCCCTGGGGATGGTGTTCGCCGCCGCGGTGGTGATGCTGAGCTACTGGCCGGTGCGCAACCTGGCTTCGCGTAGTCAGCGCATGAACATCAGCTTCAATCCGATTCATCTGGTCAACAGCTATGGCGCGTTCGGCACCGTGGGTCGTTCCCGGCGCGAACTGGTGATCGAGGGGACGTCGGATGCCGAACTGACCGAGCGAACGTCGTGGCGGGAGTACCAGTTCAAGGGCAAACCCGTTGCGGTGAAACGTCTTCCCCGTCAGTGGGCCCCGTATCACCTGCGGCTGGACTGGATGATGTGGTTCGCCGCATTGTCACCTCGATTCATGCTGCCGTGGCGCGACGCACTCGTGCAACGACTGCTGCGCAATGACCGGGACACGCTACGACTGTTGGGCCACAACCCGTTTCCCGACAGTCCACCGCACTTCGTGCGCATACTGCTCTACGACTACCGCTTCACCACCTGGGCTGAGTGGCGGCGGGATCGAGCCTGGTGGCACCGCAGCCTGGTAGGGGTCTATCTGCCGCCGGTCTCGGCGAGCGGGTTGCCCGCGCCGCCGAGAACTCGCTAGCGCGCTGCGGTTACCCGGCTTCGGGCCAACAGTCCAGGGGCGCAGGTTCTTCCTCGGGACTGTCGCCCTCCCCGTCGCGTGGTGGGGCAGGCCGGGCGTGGAAGTCCATCACGGCTTCGATGAAGTGAAAAGGATTGGTTCGGGGTTGGCCGCGTTCAAGTTTCGGCGGGGGAGTCCATACGACGCGGCCGTCGTGTCCGAGGGTCGTGGTCCAGCCTTGCTCGGTGGCCATTCGGTTATCGGGTGCACAGGCCAACGCCAGGGCGTCGACGTCGGTCTTGCCGTTGCGGGCCCAATCCTGTTCGAGATGGTGCGCCTGCGACAAATACCCCGATACCGTGCAGCCGGGTCTCGTACAGCCGCGATCTCGGGCATGGAGCACGATGCGCTGATCCGCCGAGGCGAGCCGTTTGCTACGGCCTAGCCAGAGTGCCCGGCCCCGGCCATCGAACACGCTCAAGTAGTGATGGGCGTGCTCGGCCATCCGCAACAGATCGGTCATCGGCAACAGTGACCCTCCGGCGGTGTGGGCTTTGCCGGTGGCGTCGGAGCCGGTTACCGGTGCGTGGCCGGCTGCAGCGTGGAGTTCGGCCAGGGTGGTCGAGATGATGACGGTTACCGGTAGCCCGTTGAGTTGGCCGAGGTCGCCGCAGGCGAGTACTGCGCGGCAAGCGGCCAGTAGGGCGTCGTGGGTGCGCTGATCGGGTCGGCGATCATCACGCTGGATCTGTTCCTGTGATGGGGTGCCGCTGACGCAGGGCTTTTCGTCGGCGGCGTTGCACATTCCGGGTGCGGCGAGTTTGGCCAGGATCGGTTCCAGGGTGGCGCGCAGCTCCGGGGTGATCTGCCCCGACAGTGAACTCATCCCGTCGATGCCTTGCCGGCCGAGGCGCAGCCCGCGCCGGGCCAGGCGTTCCCGGTCGGTGAAATCGCCGTCTGGGTCCAGGACGGCCACCAGATGTTCGGCCAGGCGCTGGAAGGTTTCCGGCCCGAATTGGCTCGCCAGCACCGCGAGGTCACGCTCCGCCCGCTGGCGATAGGCAGCGCCGACCGTGGTCGGGATCTTGGTCAGGGCTTTGCGTGCGATCGCCACATGCTCCGGCCCGATCCGACCCTGCGCCTGCGCAGCGGCCAGTTCCGGCAACACCGGCTCCAAGGGTTCCCCCGTCATGGCGGAGCGGGGGCCCAGATCAGCGGCATCTGCGATCCGACGGCGCGCGTTGGCGCTGCTGATCCGCAACCGCTCGGCCAATGCCTTGGTCAGCGAGGGCGCCCCCAAGGCGCCGGGATCGCCTTCGGTGACCAGCCGGGCCAGGATCCGGTGATCGACCACCGGTGCCCGCCACGCCAACGCTTCCCGGCGGGCCAGCACTGCCACCAACTCCTCGGCACTCAGGGCGTCCAGTGAGCACTGCTCAAGCTGGTCATAGGCGGCCTCGATCGCGTCCAGGCACCCCAGGACGGTGTCCCGATCCGCGATGGCATCCCTACCCATACATCGAACAATAGTTCGACCCACCGACAGAAAAGGTGGTCGGCCAGAACCTGTTAGCAGGATCGCCAATTGGGGATAAACGTGGCCACGGCTGGAACGTGCTGAAGGAGCGCATCCGCGACGGCAGGTGGCTGGTAGCCGTTGACCGAGAATCGAATCTTCCGGTCGCGCTTGGGATATCGGCTCGAACAGCTCTGATGTGTCCGCTGGTGCTGGGAATCCAGGGGAAGTGTTCTACGGCGCTTACTTAGGGCCCGAGCCCTGTTGTCGGAGATCGAGAGGGTCGGTGCCATTTGATGCCGTCCCAGATGTGGACCAGGGACTTGGTGGGATTGTCCTTGTCGTCGACCAGCCAGACCCCGTGGTTGATCATCGACTCGTCCCAGTTGGGCAGCAGCGTGGTGGCGTCCTCGAAGGTCTCCAAGCCATCGATGAATTCCAGCTCGACGATCGGCGCGTTCTTGCCCGGTTCACCTTGCCGGCCAACCAGGACCGGGGTGGTCAGCACCGCGTCGCCTTGGACGGCTTCCAGGGTGGCCGACATCATCTGCGGGTGTCTTCATCGCAGACGACCCCGTACCACGCTGCCGAGAGCAGGGTGTTGAACAGGTGAACGACGTCGCCTGTCTTGGCGGGCACGGGTGCAGTCATCAGTGATAGTCCTCTGCGAGTTTGATGGACGGTCGGATCCGCCACCCGTCGGGTGGCGGTGGTGGTGCAAAGTCGGCTCCGCCGAAGTGTTCGGCGAGCAATGCCCGGACCCGCGGGTAATCGGGGTCCAGGTCAGACAGAGACGTGTTGTCCAGGTCGACGGATGTGGGATCGGGCGCGTCGATGTCGACCCATTGCCGGTAGCCGCCCGGAGCATCAACCGGCCGGATAGCAGCCTGACCAGCAACGGGACCGATTCCGGCGCGGTCAAGGTGCCGTGCGATCACCGGTATGTTGACAAACCGCAGGTCATAAATGGTGCCCTCGGGCGATACTCGGCAGTTCAGGGCATCGGCAATGGCCCACATGGCCTTGTCGAGCGGGTGGGCATCCGAGCCCGGCTCGGGAATCTCGGGAAGGACCAACCGACCGTGGACGTCGATATGCGGCTGCATCAACCCCCCTCACTCGGCAATAGGACGAAAGGAACGCAGTGACGCGCGTGATGCAAGCAAGCGGCAGCCAGCGAAGGAAACGCATTAGGTGGAGCAAAGCCCTACTTGCCGTGGCGCCGGCCGCGTTATTTATCGCCGCACCGGCGCCAGCTCACGCCGACGGAGCGTGCACGGCGTTAGCGAACGAGGTGGCTGCTTATAACGCATGCATGAACAAGATGAACATGCACTGCGCGTATACGGGGGGGTTTTATGTGGAAGTCCACTCCACGTGCACCTACGCCGACGGTGGCCGGGATGAATGCGTCCAACACCTTGTGCCGTTCTCGTTCGGTGGCGTAGAGGTCACCGACTCGACCTGTACATATGTGCCGCCCGGCGTCCCCTAGAATAAGTCGTTGCTGCCGAATATGGTGCCGATGGCGTTCCACATTGTTTGGATGGTGCGCACCACTTGCCCCAGGGGATCTTCCATGTCACCACCGGTGCCGATGGTGATGTCGAACGTTTTCGGGGTGGACTCGTCGTAGTACATGCGGACCGCGCTGACTTGGTCGGTGTAAAGCAAGCCGTCGATCTCAAACAGACAGCGGGTGCCGAGGTCGAAATCGTAGAAGATCGAGTACGGCCGCCGATTCCAAATACTGACCTTGAACGCCTGATACGGGCGGGTCTTCCAATGCCCCTGCCTCATAGCCAACGCCGAGCTGACGGTGCCACCGCCGTCCTAGTGTAACGAATGCCCTACGCGCGCAACGTGATAGGAGTCGACAGGCTGCTGGCGTCGCCCAGCGGCTACCGGGTATCGACCCACACGGTAAATCCGGCCAGCACCACCGTGACCACGCTGAGCAGCACGATGTCGACAGCGCCCAACCGGGGCCCCTCAACACCCTCGGTGGCCAGTCGGCGTTCCCGGGCGATCAGAAACAACGGGAACGTCACGCTGATCGCCACGAGAAAGCCGCCCACGATGTAGGCCCAGACGAATCGCACGTTGTGCTTGCGGGCTTCGGTCACCATCAGGATCGCCGCGGCCAGGAACAGCAGCAGGATGTCGGCGGTGATCGAGCGCGACGCCGGTGTCACCGCGGTGTCCGGCAGGAACTGGGAAAGAAAGTCTGCCCCGTC is a window encoding:
- a CDS encoding HNH endonuclease signature motif containing protein: MGRDAIADRDTVLGCLDAIEAAYDQLEQCSLDALSAEELVAVLARREALAWRAPVVDHRILARLVTEGDPGALGAPSLTKALAERLRISSANARRRIADAADLGPRSAMTGEPLEPVLPELAAAQAQGRIGPEHVAIARKALTKIPTTVGAAYRQRAERDLAVLASQFGPETFQRLAEHLVAVLDPDGDFTDRERLARRGLRLGRQGIDGMSSLSGQITPELRATLEPILAKLAAPGMCNAADEKPCVSGTPSQEQIQRDDRRPDQRTHDALLAACRAVLACGDLGQLNGLPVTVIISTTLAELHAAAGHAPVTGSDATGKAHTAGGSLLPMTDLLRMAEHAHHYLSVFDGRGRALWLGRSKRLASADQRIVLHARDRGCTRPGCTVSGYLSQAHHLEQDWARNGKTDVDALALACAPDNRMATEQGWTTTLGHDGRVVWTPPPKLERGQPRTNPFHFIEAVMDFHARPAPPRDGEGDSPEEEPAPLDCWPEAG
- a CDS encoding phage gene 29 protein family protein; its protein translation is MQPHIDVHGRLVLPEIPEPGSDAHPLDKAMWAIADALNCRVSPEGTIYDLRFVNIPVIARHLDRAGIGPVAGQAAIRPVDAPGGYRQWVDIDAPDPTSVDLDNTSLSDLDPDYPRVRALLAEHFGGADFAPPPPPDGWRIRPSIKLAEDYH
- a CDS encoding competence/damage-inducible protein A; translated protein: MSARAGIVVTGTEVLTGRVADRNGPWLADRLLELGVELAHITICGDRPKDIESQLRFLAAEGVDLIITSGGLGPTADDLTVDTVARFCGRDIVLDTELESRIADIIAPMLARYSGPDAPDLETVLAANRKQAMVPVGATILDPVGTAPGVVVPGTPTVVVLPGPPRELQPMWLKAVETAAVQEALAGRTHYQQQMIRMFGLPESGLADTLRQAQQVIGDFHRLEITTCLRRGELEIVTRYEPDAADAYDQLLAVLRQRHARAIFSEDGSRIDDLVADLLTGRQIATAESCTAGLLAGRLADPPGASRYLAGGVVSYSNEAKVELLGVDAALIAEHGAVSEPVAEAMAIGALRRFGADTAVSITGIAGPGGATPDKPVGTVCFCVALADGRMVTRTTRLPGDRTDVRERSTTVAMHLLYRALSTD
- a CDS encoding DUF2834 domain-containing protein — encoded protein: MNTAAKVRCGVYAAIAVAALVATWSQNLAYDGADFLSQFLPDTAVTPASRSITADILLLFLAAAILMVTEARKHNVRFVWAYIVGGFLVAISVTFPLFLIARERRLATEGVEGPRLGAVDIVLLSVVTVVLAGFTVWVDTR
- a CDS encoding Gp37-like protein, encoding MRQGHWKTRPYQAFKVSIWNRRPYSIFYDFDLGTRCLFEIDGLLYTDQVSAVRMYYDESTPKTFDITIGTGGDMEDPLGQVVRTIQTMWNAIGTIFGSNDLF
- a CDS encoding lipase maturation factor family protein; this translates as MSTQWAWLSGSGYWVGRTVLERGIAVIYAIAFVASARQFRALIGGQGMLPVPSYVRRRPFRLAPSIFHLHYSDRFFASVCWLGAVLAAALVVGAGELVPLWAVMATWLLLWVLYLSIVNVGQIWYGFGWESILLECGLLAVFLGNGHVGPPVLIMWLSRWLLFRIEFGAGLIKLRGDSCWRDLTCLYYHHETQPMPGPLSWFFHHLPRPLHRVEAAGNHVAQLVVPFGLFAPQPIAGVAAGIIIVTQLWLVASGNFAWLNWITIVLAAGALDQSCFSGMTSELVPLDLPQSPVWFTALGMVFAAAVVMLSYWPVRNLASRSQRMNISFNPIHLVNSYGAFGTVGRSRRELVIEGTSDAELTERTSWREYQFKGKPVAVKRLPRQWAPYHLRLDWMMWFAALSPRFMLPWRDALVQRLLRNDRDTLRLLGHNPFPDSPPHFVRILLYDYRFTTWAEWRRDRAWWHRSLVGVYLPPVSASGLPAPPRTR